A single genomic interval of Candidatus Eisenbacteria bacterium harbors:
- a CDS encoding S-layer homology domain-containing protein: MTKFAAVLAATFLLATAWQGCASRNAARVPGSDKRLDFSQRYDVVTYLVSTGKFQQAASQLKKLEQEAKSGVERAMVSDAKASLHLARGEVVSAEEDASRAIGIYPSLASAYKVRALARREQGELSGVVEDLKSALALEPNDTESLRGLAEAYLDQNEIFEAVRTFERFLQVDSLDARAQDAWRGSMASLLGLDSFPIEYLRTLRSSALTRGELAAVLVVEFETARLEQEWRARPDTRSGSLPSGSESPSTLGNVSPQASVRIPDCAHFWFAPFAEKAVSLGFLDVYPDNTFRPLDTVRRGVLALELYSFLERHCENALSGVQDTLGEPVRGVGGRVLQASGLSSALTSVYSDVDASSYLWRPVVAMAALGVVRPASRDSFGIDSLLSGEETRAIARNLAAVMGSNKCEATY, translated from the coding sequence GTGACAAAGTTCGCGGCCGTTCTCGCTGCAACGTTTCTCCTGGCCACGGCATGGCAAGGCTGTGCATCACGCAACGCCGCCCGTGTTCCCGGATCTGACAAGAGGCTTGATTTCTCGCAGCGCTACGACGTCGTGACGTACCTCGTTTCGACGGGAAAGTTTCAGCAAGCGGCCTCGCAACTGAAGAAGCTCGAACAAGAGGCCAAGTCCGGCGTCGAGAGGGCGATGGTGAGCGACGCAAAGGCTTCGCTCCATCTGGCGCGCGGTGAAGTCGTTTCGGCGGAAGAAGATGCGTCAAGAGCAATCGGGATTTATCCTTCCCTCGCGTCTGCCTACAAGGTGAGGGCTCTTGCGCGCAGAGAGCAGGGCGAGCTGTCGGGAGTCGTGGAAGACCTGAAGTCGGCACTCGCTCTCGAGCCCAACGACACCGAGAGCCTGCGTGGATTGGCAGAGGCATACCTCGACCAGAATGAGATTTTTGAAGCCGTGAGAACCTTCGAGCGATTTCTTCAGGTAGACTCGCTTGACGCCCGCGCGCAAGACGCATGGCGTGGCTCGATGGCCTCCCTTCTTGGGCTTGACAGCTTTCCGATTGAGTACCTGCGGACACTGAGAAGCAGTGCCCTGACTCGAGGAGAGCTTGCCGCCGTGCTCGTGGTGGAATTCGAAACGGCCCGTCTGGAGCAGGAATGGCGGGCCAGGCCTGACACGCGTTCAGGGTCTCTACCCTCAGGGTCCGAGTCTCCCTCCACGCTCGGGAACGTCAGTCCGCAGGCTTCCGTTCGCATTCCTGATTGCGCACACTTCTGGTTTGCTCCATTTGCGGAGAAAGCGGTGAGTCTTGGATTCCTGGACGTTTACCCTGACAACACCTTCAGACCGCTCGATACTGTGAGACGAGGCGTGCTGGCCCTGGAGCTCTACTCTTTTCTTGAACGCCACTGCGAGAATGCACTGTCAGGAGTACAAGATACGTTGGGAGAACCGGTCCGGGGCGTTGGAGGTCGCGTCTTGCAGGCATCCGGTTTGAGCAGCGCCCTAACGTCCGTCTACTCCGACGTCGATGCCTCCAGCTACCTCTGGAGACCGGTTGTCGCGATGGCGGCTCTCGGCGTCGTGAGGCCGGCGTCCCGCGACAGCTTCGGGATAGATAGTCTGCTGAGCGGCGAAGAGACGAGGGCCATTGCCAGGAACCTCGCGGCGGTCATGGGTTCAAACAAGTGCGAAGCGACTTATTGA
- the rfaE1 gene encoding D-glycero-beta-D-manno-heptose-7-phosphate kinase — protein sequence MKSNQLDELRKIAQSFGDHSVLVVGDVMLDRYLWGSVSRISPEAPVPVIELSGESTRLGGAANVANNVVSLGARAKVLGVVGDDESGRELVSEIEKCGVPLNSLLLDSNRPTTVKTRIIAHSQQVVRTDRENRSDVNETLEEELIRAIKEHLPGSDAVVVSDYGKGVLTDKVLKCVIREAVSLRVPICVDPKETKLLSYVGVTVITPNQHEAGFAYGRRIVDEATLAEVGWGLSKKLGCDGVLITRGERGMSLFEKSGEYTHFPTVARDVFDVTGAGDTVVSAFALALAAGASLRQAASIANHAAGIVIRELGTATATIKELIGSLEENGEWDDV from the coding sequence ATGAAATCAAACCAGTTAGATGAGCTTCGCAAGATCGCACAGTCGTTCGGAGATCACTCAGTCCTGGTGGTGGGCGATGTCATGCTGGACCGTTACCTGTGGGGCAGCGTCAGCAGGATATCACCCGAAGCGCCGGTCCCCGTGATAGAGCTTTCCGGAGAGAGTACGCGACTTGGAGGTGCGGCGAACGTCGCAAACAACGTCGTCTCTCTCGGAGCGAGAGCCAAAGTGTTGGGTGTGGTGGGAGACGACGAGTCGGGGAGAGAGCTTGTGTCGGAAATAGAGAAATGCGGAGTTCCTCTCAATTCTCTACTCTTGGACTCGAATAGGCCGACGACCGTCAAGACCAGGATCATTGCCCACAGCCAGCAGGTGGTTCGCACAGACCGGGAGAATCGCTCCGACGTCAACGAGACTCTCGAGGAGGAGCTCATCCGCGCAATCAAGGAACACCTGCCCGGCTCCGACGCAGTCGTTGTTTCCGACTACGGCAAGGGCGTGCTTACGGACAAAGTGCTAAAATGTGTCATTCGAGAGGCCGTCTCTCTCCGCGTACCGATCTGCGTGGATCCAAAGGAAACAAAACTCCTGTCGTACGTTGGCGTCACCGTGATTACACCAAACCAACACGAGGCCGGCTTTGCCTACGGCAGAAGAATAGTCGACGAGGCAACGCTGGCAGAAGTGGGATGGGGTCTCAGCAAGAAGCTGGGCTGCGACGGCGTCCTCATCACGCGCGGCGAAAGGGGTATGAGTCTTTTCGAGAAGAGCGGAGAGTACACTCATTTTCCTACGGTTGCGCGCGACGTGTTTGACGTCACGGGAGCAGGCGACACGGTGGTGTCTGCATTTGCCCTGGCACTTGCCGCGGGTGCGAGTCTCAGGCAGGCCGCCTCGATCGCCAATCATGCCGCCGGCATCGTGATAAGAGAGCTCGGTACTGCGACCGCCACTATCAAGGAGCTCATAGGGTCTCTTGAGGAAAACGGGGAATGGGACGATGTGTAG
- the rfaE2 gene encoding D-glycero-beta-D-manno-heptose 1-phosphate adenylyltransferase: MCRRKLVAATEFVRVRNEAKDKGLKVVFTNGCFDILHVGHVHYLSRARRLGDMLLVGLNSDASVRKLKGERRPIVPQADRAGVLCALSSVDYVCIFDEETPDRIIREVAPDVLVKGGDYRPEEIVGADFVRGRGGEVVVIEALEGRSTQSLIDTICRRFGS; encoded by the coding sequence ATGTGTAGGCGAAAGCTCGTGGCCGCCACCGAGTTTGTACGAGTGAGGAATGAGGCCAAGGACAAGGGTCTCAAGGTCGTTTTCACGAACGGTTGTTTTGACATCTTGCACGTGGGCCACGTGCATTATCTGTCCAGGGCCCGCAGGCTTGGCGACATGCTTCTTGTCGGCTTGAACAGCGACGCTTCGGTGAGAAAGCTCAAAGGCGAGAGACGGCCGATAGTACCGCAGGCCGACAGGGCGGGCGTCTTGTGTGCCCTCAGCAGCGTGGACTACGTTTGCATTTTTGACGAGGAAACGCCGGACAGGATCATACGTGAAGTTGCGCCCGACGTTCTTGTGAAGGGGGGCGACTACAGGCCCGAAGAAATAGTCGGCGCGGATTTCGTGCGGGGAAGAGGAGGGGAGGTTGTCGTCATAGAAGCGCTCGAGGGTCGTTCGACTCAATCGCTCATCGATACTATCTGCCGAAGATTCGGTTCTTGA
- a CDS encoding cyclic 2,3-diphosphoglycerate synthase, whose translation MKSTRVVIMGAGGRDFHNFNTYFKDNREYEVVCFTATQIPNIENRTFPAELAGALYPKGIPIVPEQKLPSILKEQDIDEVVFAYSDVSHEYVMHAASVALAAGCDFRIIGPKRSTIRGKIPVVAILAVRTGAGKSPVTRKVASLLRDMGKRVVVVRHPMPYGDLARQNVQRFEKIEDLDLHDCTIEEREEYEPHIENGIVLFAGVDYAQILKAAEAEADVVVWDGGNNDMSFYEPSLTIVVVDPLRPDHGLRYHPGETNLRCADVIIINKEDSATPEAIEAVKKSVRTVNPGAEIIDANSPILVDRPELIKGKRALAIDDGPTLTHGGMSFGAGVVAARRYGAKELIDPRPFAVGDIKSAFEHYPHIGAVLPAIGYGDKQVKELEATIKACNPEVVIIATPTDLRRIVSFEKPTVRVRYELEEIGTPRLAKILTRAVK comes from the coding sequence ATGAAATCAACCAGAGTCGTCATCATGGGGGCAGGCGGCAGGGATTTTCACAATTTCAACACGTACTTCAAGGACAACAGGGAGTATGAGGTGGTCTGCTTCACTGCCACCCAGATCCCCAACATAGAGAACCGGACTTTTCCGGCCGAGCTTGCCGGCGCACTGTACCCCAAAGGCATTCCCATCGTTCCTGAGCAGAAGCTCCCTTCCATCCTCAAAGAACAAGACATAGATGAAGTCGTCTTCGCCTACAGCGACGTTTCCCACGAGTATGTCATGCACGCGGCCTCGGTTGCCCTTGCCGCGGGTTGTGACTTCAGAATCATAGGCCCGAAAAGAAGCACGATACGCGGAAAGATCCCCGTCGTTGCGATCCTCGCCGTTCGTACCGGTGCGGGCAAGAGCCCCGTGACTCGAAAGGTGGCCAGTCTGTTGCGCGACATGGGGAAGAGGGTAGTTGTCGTGAGGCATCCGATGCCGTACGGCGACCTCGCACGCCAGAACGTTCAGAGGTTTGAGAAGATAGAGGATCTCGACTTGCATGACTGCACCATAGAGGAGAGAGAGGAATACGAGCCACACATCGAGAACGGAATCGTGCTGTTTGCCGGGGTTGACTACGCACAGATTCTCAAGGCTGCCGAGGCGGAGGCCGACGTCGTCGTGTGGGACGGCGGCAACAACGATATGTCTTTCTACGAGCCTTCTCTGACAATAGTCGTGGTCGACCCTCTCAGGCCCGACCATGGGCTGCGTTATCACCCGGGCGAGACAAACCTGCGGTGCGCGGATGTGATCATAATAAACAAGGAAGATTCTGCCACGCCGGAGGCCATAGAGGCCGTGAAGAAATCCGTGAGAACCGTCAACCCTGGGGCCGAGATCATTGACGCAAACTCTCCGATCCTGGTTGACCGGCCTGAACTGATCAAGGGTAAGCGAGCTCTCGCCATCGACGACGGCCCGACGCTCACCCATGGAGGTATGAGTTTCGGGGCAGGAGTCGTCGCTGCAAGAAGATATGGGGCAAAGGAGCTCATCGATCCAAGACCTTTTGCCGTAGGGGACATAAAGAGCGCGTTCGAGCACTACCCCCACATAGGCGCTGTCTTGCCGGCGATCGGGTACGGCGACAAGCAGGTGAAGGAGCTCGAAGCGACAATAAAAGCGTGTAATCCCGAGGTTGTGATAATCGCCACCCCTACGGACTTGAGAAGGATAGTGTCTTTTGAGAAACCTACCGTGAGAGTCCGCTATGAGCTCGAGGAGATAGGTACCCCGAGGCTTGCCAAGATTCTGACCCGGGCGGTCAAGTAG
- the sucC gene encoding ADP-forming succinate--CoA ligase subunit beta, giving the protein MNIHEYQAKEVFARYGIPVPPGRVATSPAEVRKIASELGKPVVVKAQVHVGGRGKAGGIKFGTTPSEAEKVASQVLGMSIKGLVVEKVLVTASIDVIAESYLGLVVDRRAKKPVFMASPAGGVDIEEVARTTPEKIFKMHVDPCVGLLPYQSRFLASKLDEDSKLRSQIASIAHKLWRVFWEMDCSLAEINPLVRTKDGQIIALDAKINLDDNALDRHPDLAAMREGETEHDRMAREMGLSYVKLDGSIGCCVNGAGLAMATMDLIKHYGGEPANFLDIGGSSSPDKVLTAMKIICSDPKVKAVFFNIFGGITRCDDVATGIVAALKEMDVKVPIVIRLTGTNEEKAREILGKANLKSTTSMDEGVRQVLKTAQEGVS; this is encoded by the coding sequence TTGAATATTCACGAGTATCAGGCAAAGGAGGTTTTTGCCCGCTACGGAATTCCTGTGCCCCCCGGTCGAGTTGCCACCAGTCCGGCGGAGGTCAGAAAGATTGCCTCGGAGTTGGGCAAGCCGGTTGTCGTCAAGGCTCAGGTTCACGTCGGCGGCCGCGGCAAGGCAGGAGGGATCAAATTTGGAACCACGCCCTCGGAGGCCGAGAAGGTGGCCTCTCAGGTGCTGGGAATGAGCATCAAGGGTCTCGTTGTCGAGAAAGTCCTCGTTACCGCGAGCATTGACGTCATCGCCGAGAGTTATCTCGGTCTCGTGGTGGATAGAAGGGCGAAGAAACCGGTGTTCATGGCCAGCCCTGCCGGAGGGGTCGACATAGAAGAGGTCGCTCGCACTACTCCCGAGAAGATTTTCAAGATGCACGTGGACCCTTGCGTGGGACTTCTTCCATACCAGTCAAGATTCCTTGCCTCCAAGCTCGATGAAGATTCGAAGCTCCGAAGTCAGATTGCCTCCATCGCTCACAAATTGTGGCGGGTGTTCTGGGAAATGGATTGCTCTCTTGCGGAGATCAATCCGCTCGTGCGAACCAAGGACGGCCAGATCATCGCCCTGGACGCGAAAATCAATCTGGATGACAACGCGCTTGACAGGCATCCCGATCTGGCGGCCATGCGCGAAGGTGAGACGGAGCATGATCGCATGGCCAGGGAAATGGGACTCAGCTACGTGAAGCTGGACGGTTCGATCGGCTGCTGCGTCAACGGCGCCGGACTCGCAATGGCGACAATGGATTTGATAAAGCACTACGGTGGTGAGCCTGCGAACTTCCTGGACATCGGAGGCAGTTCAAGCCCCGACAAGGTGCTGACTGCGATGAAGATCATTTGTTCGGATCCTAAAGTCAAGGCGGTTTTCTTCAACATATTCGGCGGCATCACGAGGTGCGACGACGTGGCCACCGGCATAGTGGCTGCCCTGAAGGAAATGGACGTGAAAGTCCCGATTGTGATCAGGCTTACCGGAACCAACGAGGAAAAGGCCAGAGAGATCTTGGGCAAGGCAAACCTCAAGTCTACCACCTCGATGGATGAAGGCGTCAGGCAGGTGCTTAAGACCGCGCAGGAGGGAGTAAGTTGA
- the sucD gene encoding succinate--CoA ligase subunit alpha, with product MSILVDENTRVIVQGITGRDGSFHAKAMIDYGTKVVAGATPGKGGTECVGVPVFDSVLEARKATGANTSVAYVPAAFAADAVHEAFDAGIELVVCITEGVPTSEVIRIYGKMKALGVRMIGPNCPGIISPGKCKVGIMPGHIHSRGNVGVVSRSGTLTYEVVNQLRAAGLGQSTCIGIGGDPIIGTNFIDALKLFETDPETKAVVLIGEIGGTDEEEAAEFIKSEISKPVVGFIAGQTAPPGKRMGHAGAIVSGGTGTAKEKIEAFKKAGIAVADIPSQISSLVAGLTKAA from the coding sequence TTGAGTATTCTGGTTGATGAAAACACGCGAGTCATCGTTCAAGGCATAACGGGCCGCGACGGCTCTTTTCACGCGAAGGCGATGATAGATTACGGCACCAAGGTGGTGGCCGGTGCGACTCCCGGCAAGGGCGGCACCGAGTGCGTCGGCGTTCCCGTTTTTGATTCCGTTCTCGAAGCAAGAAAGGCCACGGGAGCCAACACCTCCGTTGCATACGTGCCCGCCGCCTTTGCAGCCGATGCCGTGCATGAAGCCTTTGACGCGGGGATTGAACTTGTGGTTTGCATCACGGAAGGGGTCCCGACGTCTGAAGTGATACGAATATACGGCAAGATGAAGGCGCTCGGCGTGAGAATGATAGGACCCAACTGCCCCGGCATCATCTCTCCGGGAAAGTGCAAGGTTGGTATTATGCCCGGGCACATACACAGCCGGGGTAACGTTGGTGTCGTCTCGAGGAGCGGGACTCTCACATACGAAGTGGTCAACCAACTCAGGGCCGCAGGGTTGGGGCAGTCCACGTGCATAGGCATAGGAGGAGATCCTATCATAGGTACGAATTTCATCGACGCGCTAAAGCTCTTTGAGACGGATCCGGAAACCAAAGCCGTAGTGCTGATTGGTGAGATAGGCGGCACGGATGAGGAGGAGGCGGCGGAGTTCATCAAGTCTGAAATCAGCAAACCTGTTGTCGGCTTTATCGCGGGCCAGACGGCCCCTCCCGGGAAGAGAATGGGTCACGCCGGGGCGATTGTCTCTGGTGGAACCGGGACGGCGAAGGAAAAGATAGAAGCTTTCAAAAAAGCGGGTATCGCAGTCGCTGACATACCATCTCAAATCAGTAGCTTGGTTGCCGGACTGACGAAGGCTGCATGA
- the ndk gene encoding nucleoside-diphosphate kinase, which yields METNKTMMIVKPDAVERGLVGKIISLAEARGFKILDLKMLHLTLSNAEVLYRVHKDKPFFESLTKYMASGPCVACLLEKNDAVGQLREVVGQVDPAKSPEGTIRRLYGLDVQRNAVHAPDSVDNAQREIGLIFGPREKERARED from the coding sequence ATGGAAACGAACAAGACCATGATGATCGTGAAGCCCGACGCAGTCGAGAGAGGGCTTGTGGGGAAGATAATCTCGTTGGCCGAAGCAAGGGGTTTCAAGATTCTCGACTTGAAGATGCTGCATCTGACCCTCTCCAACGCCGAAGTGCTGTACAGGGTTCACAAAGACAAGCCGTTCTTTGAGTCTCTGACGAAATACATGGCGTCCGGCCCTTGCGTTGCCTGTCTTCTTGAGAAGAACGATGCCGTGGGTCAGTTGAGAGAAGTCGTGGGACAGGTTGATCCCGCCAAGTCCCCCGAGGGGACTATCCGCAGGCTCTACGGTCTTGACGTTCAGCGGAACGCGGTTCATGCTCCAGATTCGGTCGATAATGCCCAGAGAGAAATCGGGCTCATATTCGGTCCGAGAGAGAAGGAACGCGCTCGCGAGGATTGA
- a CDS encoding DUF177 domain-containing protein, with protein sequence MKVNVLELREGENFLEFRETVASLDMGSLSTALSSEVLVKLKLHKHENEIIVWGTSSLTVTEECSRCLESFDREFDVQFEAFCDKIGTRKGEERSGEVEGETFTVYHDGKILDLRPCLREAIVLSLPIKPLCKENCNGLCPICGKNLNDGACNCPRDKTGARWSILERLNKEKEN encoded by the coding sequence ATGAAAGTCAACGTTCTTGAGCTCAGAGAGGGAGAGAATTTCCTGGAATTTCGTGAGACCGTTGCATCGCTTGACATGGGTTCTCTCTCCACCGCGCTCAGCTCCGAAGTCCTTGTCAAGTTGAAGCTTCACAAACACGAGAATGAGATAATTGTCTGGGGAACCTCAAGTCTTACAGTTACCGAGGAGTGCTCCAGGTGTCTTGAATCCTTCGACCGCGAGTTTGATGTGCAGTTTGAGGCCTTCTGTGATAAGATTGGAACTCGGAAAGGGGAAGAAAGGTCCGGGGAAGTCGAAGGTGAGACGTTCACCGTGTATCACGATGGCAAGATCCTCGATCTTCGCCCATGCTTGCGGGAAGCCATCGTTCTTTCGCTTCCGATAAAGCCGCTCTGCAAGGAGAACTGCAACGGTCTTTGCCCAATTTGCGGCAAAAACTTGAATGACGGCGCGTGCAATTGTCCCAGAGACAAGACGGGTGCTCGCTGGAGCATTCTTGAACGACTCAACAAGGAGAAGGAGAACTAG
- the rpmF gene encoding 50S ribosomal protein L32 — MALPKRRHSKARRDKRRTHWKLSKPELSSCAHCGNPKLPHRACPSCGYYGGEEVTSPWVKS; from the coding sequence ATGGCGCTACCAAAACGGCGACATTCGAAGGCGAGAAGAGACAAGAGACGGACCCACTGGAAGCTGTCGAAGCCAGAGCTTTCTAGCTGCGCACACTGCGGCAATCCGAAGCTGCCCCACAGAGCCTGTCCCAGCTGTGGTTATTACGGAGGCGAAGAGGTTACTTCTCCCTGGGTGAAGTCATAG
- the plsX gene encoding phosphate acyltransferase PlsX — translation MSQTQIPRIALDAMGGDHGPSVVVKGAVQALRELNGAAQVLLFGDEPVIRGELLKFETDGLPLTIVHAPEQIGMDEPAMAFRKKKNSSIAVATRMQREKETDAFVSAGNTGVVVAASLLNLGRLSGVARPAIATVVPNEFGGCLMLDVGANSECKPVNLVQFGIMGSIYAKHFLNRPEPRVGLLNIGEEGTKGNDLAVEAYKLLSESPLKFVGNVEGRDVFRGRADVVLCDGFTGNILLKFMESVIDLLAGSIREQVSAAFRAKVGAFLMKPTFRKLEKMLDYAEYGGAPLLGIDGVCIIGHGSSSAKAVKNAVKVAVRFVERRVNDRIQEELKLYPGGRVETA, via the coding sequence ATGTCTCAAACGCAGATTCCACGCATAGCCCTGGATGCAATGGGTGGGGACCACGGCCCCTCTGTTGTCGTGAAGGGAGCCGTTCAGGCGTTGAGGGAACTCAACGGCGCAGCACAAGTGCTCTTGTTCGGCGACGAACCCGTCATAAGAGGCGAACTCCTCAAGTTCGAGACAGATGGTCTTCCTCTCACAATAGTGCACGCCCCCGAGCAGATCGGAATGGACGAGCCTGCGATGGCCTTCAGAAAGAAGAAGAACTCCTCCATAGCCGTCGCTACGAGGATGCAGAGAGAAAAGGAAACCGACGCATTCGTGAGCGCGGGCAATACGGGGGTCGTCGTGGCCGCCTCGCTCTTGAACCTCGGCCGGCTGAGCGGCGTTGCGAGGCCGGCGATAGCCACGGTCGTTCCGAATGAGTTCGGTGGCTGCCTGATGCTTGACGTGGGAGCCAATTCCGAGTGCAAGCCCGTCAATCTTGTCCAATTCGGAATCATGGGAAGCATCTACGCAAAGCACTTTCTTAATCGACCCGAGCCCAGGGTAGGGTTGTTGAACATCGGAGAGGAAGGGACAAAGGGAAACGACCTCGCCGTGGAAGCCTACAAGCTTCTTTCGGAAAGTCCTCTCAAGTTCGTGGGGAACGTCGAGGGTCGGGACGTGTTCAGGGGAAGGGCAGACGTTGTTCTCTGCGACGGTTTCACCGGTAACATTCTCCTCAAATTCATGGAGAGCGTGATCGACCTTCTCGCCGGTTCGATAAGGGAACAGGTTTCCGCCGCGTTCCGGGCAAAAGTGGGCGCATTTCTCATGAAACCAACGTTCCGGAAGCTCGAAAAAATGCTCGACTACGCCGAATACGGTGGAGCGCCACTGCTCGGCATAGACGGTGTGTGCATAATCGGACATGGTAGCTCCTCGGCCAAGGCCGTCAAGAATGCCGTGAAAGTCGCCGTGAGATTCGTGGAGAGAAGAGTGAACGACAGAATCCAAGAGGAGCTGAAGCTCTATCCCGGAGGTCGAGTTGAGACAGCCTAG